In one window of Paracoccus saliphilus DNA:
- a CDS encoding MFS transporter, producing the protein MVSIAIPAIRSDIGASLADAQWISNAYALTLSALILVGGSAGDKFGLRRIFIAGIILFIVASLICAVAPDVRFLILARAAQGAGAAFMVPASLAIIAKAYPKDERGRAIGIWAASSALTTALGPVLGGFLLSAFDDSIWRAIFAINLPLGGAAILLLLKVPPDEATGQRKLDLVGAVLAIVAFGSLAYALTAPAAEADQTASGSTAIFMTGGLVALLGFIIWEAFQKAPMIDLSLFRIGAFSGANAATFFLYFALSGILFYLPMLLIAGWGLAEATVGVLFLPLSLAIAVLSGPVGHLSDRLGPRLPMTVGSMIVAAAFAGLAAAVGSGTHSFWFAVFPSMIVMGLGMALVVSPLSTAVMTSVEDEDTGAASGINNAISRVAGLIAVAAMGSLAAYRYASMLGDETASVPGFGEPPGELSPMLEAARLAASDAAFSAIAWAMAALCVLSAGLSWITQPASDKGAKVTTARE; encoded by the coding sequence GTGGTTTCGATTGCGATCCCGGCAATTCGCAGCGATATCGGCGCGTCTCTCGCCGATGCGCAGTGGATTTCCAACGCCTATGCCCTGACGCTATCGGCTCTGATTCTCGTTGGTGGAAGCGCGGGTGACAAGTTCGGCCTGCGGCGCATCTTCATCGCCGGGATCATCCTGTTCATCGTGGCGTCACTTATTTGTGCGGTGGCGCCAGATGTGCGCTTTCTGATCTTGGCCCGAGCCGCGCAGGGCGCGGGCGCGGCATTCATGGTTCCCGCAAGCCTTGCAATCATTGCCAAGGCTTATCCGAAAGACGAGCGAGGCCGGGCAATCGGGATCTGGGCAGCCTCTTCGGCCCTGACGACCGCGCTTGGTCCGGTGCTGGGGGGCTTTCTGTTATCCGCCTTCGACGACAGTATCTGGCGCGCGATATTTGCAATCAACCTGCCGCTTGGCGGTGCCGCCATCCTGCTCTTGCTGAAAGTTCCACCGGACGAGGCGACGGGGCAGCGCAAGCTCGACCTGGTCGGGGCCGTTCTCGCGATCGTCGCATTCGGTTCCCTGGCTTACGCTCTTACCGCGCCGGCTGCCGAGGCCGATCAGACTGCATCCGGCTCGACGGCTATCTTCATGACCGGGGGATTGGTCGCACTTCTCGGGTTCATCATCTGGGAGGCTTTTCAGAAAGCACCCATGATCGACCTGTCATTGTTCAGGATTGGGGCTTTCTCGGGCGCCAACGCAGCGACCTTCTTTCTCTATTTTGCCTTGTCGGGCATCCTCTTTTATCTGCCCATGTTGCTTATCGCCGGTTGGGGCCTGGCTGAGGCGACGGTCGGCGTCCTCTTCCTACCCCTGTCGCTGGCCATTGCGGTCTTGTCCGGCCCCGTCGGGCATTTGTCGGATCGTCTTGGACCACGCTTGCCGATGACTGTCGGCAGTATGATCGTGGCCGCGGCCTTTGCGGGGCTGGCCGCTGCGGTCGGCTCGGGCACGCACAGTTTCTGGTTCGCGGTATTTCCATCGATGATCGTGATGGGGTTGGGCATGGCCCTGGTGGTGTCACCGCTTTCGACAGCGGTGATGACCTCGGTTGAAGACGAGGACACTGGGGCGGCGTCGGGAATCAACAATGCGATTTCCCGCGTGGCAGGCTTGATCGCGGTCGCAGCCATGGGGAGTCTCGCCGCCTATCGCTATGCCTCCATGCTGGGCGACGAGACCGCCTCCGTCCCCGGCTTTGGCGAACCCCCGGGCGAACTTTCCCCAATGCTGGAAGCCGCACGCCTTGCTGCAAGTGACGCCGCATTCTCGGCGATTGCCTGGGCGATGGCGGCCCTGTGTGTGCTGTCAGCAGGTCTTTCCTGGATCACGCAACCGGCATCAGACAAGGGTGCCAAGGTAACGACGGCTCGGGAGTAA